A DNA window from Thermosynechococcaceae cyanobacterium Okahandja contains the following coding sequences:
- the ileS gene encoding isoleucine--tRNA ligase, which produces MAEPTPDAPDYPDYKDTVNLPHTTFEMRANAPIREPQLQDFWQQHQIYEQLQQQNPGEVFILHDGPPYANGALHIGHALNKILKDIINKYQLLKGRKVHYRPGWDCHGLPIELKVLQTLKPAERQGLTPLSLRQRAKDFALKTVAEQKQSFQRYGVWGDWQHPYLTLTPDYEAAQIGVFGEMVLRGYIYRGLKPVHWSPSSKTALAEAELEYPEGHTSRSVYAAFEVLELPPGLAPAWYEALGQLGVAIWTTTPWTLPANLAVSVNPDLTYALVRVEPAERYAYLIVARDLVERLSQTLAQPLTVVATAKGADLEHTCYQHPLFERQSKIVIGGDYVTTDSGTGLVHTAPGHGLEDYAVGQRYGLPILSPVDADGCFTAEAGPFAGLSVLSEGNEAVIDALKAVGALLKEEPYVHKYPYDWRTKKPTIFRATEQWFASVAGFREAALKAIGEVTWIPAQGENRITAMVAERSDWCISRQRSWGVPIPVFYDKATGEPLLTAETIAHVQAIIRQHGSDAWWELTVAELLPPSLRDQAERYEKGTDTMDVWFDSGSSWAAVLGEQQADLYLEGSDQHRGWFQSSLLTRVAVKGHAPYKSVLTHGFVLDEQGRKMSKSLGNVTDPREVIEGGKNQKQDPPYGADVLRLWVSSVDYANDVPIGKTILKQLADVYRKIRNTARFLLGNLHDFHPEQDAIPYAQLPELDRYMLHRLHEVLSEVTAAFDSYQFYRFFQTIQNLCTVDLSNFYLDIAKDRLYISAATSDRRRSCQTVLAITVQNLARAIAPVLPHLAEDIWQHLPFATPYTSVFQSGWVTLAQQWHNPELASRWETLRQLRTEVNKVLEQARAEKAIGSSLEAKVWLYVADAEWRDRLATLNPTDALAGNGVDELRYLFLVSQVEVMPERRPLPLNYTLDQPHLWVGVDTASGQKCVRCWNYAESVGHSERHPHLCDRCEAALAGDF; this is translated from the coding sequence ATGGCTGAACCTACCCCAGACGCTCCAGACTATCCAGACTATAAAGATACGGTTAATCTGCCACACACCACGTTTGAAATGCGGGCCAACGCACCCATTCGGGAACCCCAACTCCAAGATTTTTGGCAGCAGCACCAGATCTACGAGCAGTTGCAACAACAGAATCCGGGCGAGGTCTTTATCCTCCACGATGGCCCCCCCTACGCCAACGGCGCGCTGCACATTGGCCATGCCCTCAATAAAATTCTCAAAGACATTATCAATAAATATCAGCTTCTCAAGGGGCGTAAAGTTCACTATCGCCCGGGCTGGGACTGCCACGGCCTGCCGATTGAACTGAAGGTGCTGCAAACCCTAAAGCCCGCCGAACGCCAGGGCCTCACCCCGCTGTCGTTGCGCCAGCGCGCCAAAGACTTTGCCCTCAAAACCGTGGCCGAGCAAAAGCAAAGCTTTCAGCGCTATGGAGTGTGGGGCGACTGGCAGCACCCCTACCTCACCCTGACACCCGACTACGAGGCCGCCCAAATTGGTGTGTTTGGGGAAATGGTTCTGCGGGGCTACATCTACCGTGGCCTCAAGCCCGTGCACTGGAGCCCCAGTTCCAAAACGGCGCTAGCCGAAGCCGAACTGGAATACCCAGAAGGCCACACCTCCCGCAGTGTCTATGCCGCCTTTGAAGTGCTAGAACTGCCCCCCGGATTAGCTCCCGCATGGTATGAGGCGCTCGGTCAACTGGGGGTTGCCATCTGGACAACAACGCCCTGGACCTTACCGGCCAACTTGGCGGTGAGCGTTAACCCGGACCTCACCTACGCCTTGGTGCGTGTTGAGCCAGCGGAGCGCTATGCCTACCTGATTGTGGCGCGAGATTTAGTGGAACGCCTCAGCCAAACCCTCGCCCAACCCCTGACCGTGGTGGCCACTGCCAAAGGCGCCGATCTAGAGCATACCTGCTACCAACATCCCCTCTTCGAGCGCCAGAGCAAAATTGTCATTGGTGGCGATTATGTGACCACCGATTCCGGTACGGGCCTTGTCCATACCGCCCCCGGCCATGGGCTGGAGGACTACGCGGTGGGTCAACGCTATGGCCTGCCGATTTTATCCCCCGTGGATGCGGATGGCTGCTTTACCGCAGAAGCGGGGCCGTTTGCCGGGCTGAGCGTTCTTAGCGAGGGCAATGAGGCGGTGATTGATGCCCTCAAAGCGGTCGGGGCGCTCCTCAAAGAGGAACCCTACGTCCACAAATATCCTTACGACTGGCGTACCAAAAAACCCACCATCTTCCGAGCAACGGAACAGTGGTTTGCCTCGGTGGCGGGGTTTCGCGAAGCCGCCCTCAAGGCCATTGGCGAAGTCACTTGGATTCCGGCTCAAGGGGAAAACCGGATTACCGCCATGGTGGCCGAGCGCTCTGACTGGTGTATTTCGCGGCAGCGGAGTTGGGGGGTACCCATCCCCGTCTTTTACGATAAGGCTACGGGGGAACCGCTCCTGACGGCAGAAACCATTGCCCATGTGCAAGCAATTATTCGCCAACACGGCTCAGATGCTTGGTGGGAGTTGACGGTGGCGGAACTGCTGCCCCCCTCCCTACGGGATCAGGCGGAGCGCTACGAAAAGGGCACCGATACGATGGATGTCTGGTTTGACTCCGGCTCCTCCTGGGCGGCGGTGCTCGGCGAACAACAGGCGGATCTGTACCTAGAAGGCTCGGATCAGCATCGGGGCTGGTTCCAGTCATCGCTGCTAACGCGGGTGGCGGTCAAAGGTCATGCCCCCTATAAATCTGTCTTGACCCACGGCTTTGTCTTAGATGAGCAGGGGCGCAAGATGAGTAAGTCCTTGGGCAATGTCACGGACCCACGCGAGGTGATTGAGGGGGGCAAAAACCAAAAGCAGGATCCGCCCTACGGTGCCGATGTCTTGCGGCTGTGGGTCTCGTCGGTGGACTACGCCAACGATGTACCTATTGGCAAAACCATCCTGAAGCAGTTGGCGGATGTCTATCGCAAAATTCGCAATACGGCGCGCTTTTTGCTGGGGAACCTCCACGATTTTCATCCGGAGCAGGATGCCATTCCCTATGCCCAGTTGCCGGAGTTGGATCGCTATATGCTGCATCGCTTACACGAGGTGTTGAGCGAGGTAACGGCGGCGTTTGATAGCTATCAGTTTTACCGCTTTTTCCAGACCATCCAGAATCTTTGTACCGTTGATCTGTCTAATTTTTATCTAGATATTGCCAAGGATCGCCTGTATATCAGTGCTGCCACTAGCGATCGCCGCCGCAGTTGCCAGACGGTGCTGGCCATTACGGTGCAGAACCTTGCCCGGGCGATCGCGCCGGTGCTGCCTCACCTCGCAGAAGATATTTGGCAGCATCTACCCTTTGCCACCCCCTACACCTCCGTCTTCCAGAGTGGTTGGGTCACCCTTGCCCAGCAGTGGCACAATCCGGAACTGGCCAGTCGCTGGGAGACGCTGCGGCAGTTGCGGACCGAGGTCAACAAAGTGCTGGAGCAGGCGCGGGCGGAAAAGGCCATTGGCTCTTCCCTAGAGGCAAAGGTGTGGCTATACGTGGCGGATGCCGAGTGGCGCGATCGCCTCGCGACCCTCAACCCCACGGATGCCTTAGCGGGCAATGGCGTGGATGAACTCCGCTATTTGTTTTTGGTGTCCCAAGTAGAGGTGATGCCAGAGCGGCGCCCCCTCCCCCTGAACTACACCCTCGATCAACCCCATCTGTGGGTGGGGGTGGATACCGCCAGCGGTCAAAAGTGCGTCCGGTGTTGGAACTATGCCGAGAGCGTCGGGCACTCTGAGCGCCATCCCCACCTGTGCGATCGCTGTGAAGCAGCATTAGCGGGGGATTTCTAA
- the ruvX gene encoding Holliday junction resolvase RuvX has protein sequence MISVLGLDLGRKRIGVAGCDRLGQFATGLTTIQRRTFASDIEQLRQLCQQRQVERLVVGLPYTLNGELGSQARQVQHLAERIGKALNLPVEYMDERLTSFQAEELLRQRGRSPRRDKALVDQIAAALILQQWLDTLRLRELPPRH, from the coding sequence ATGATTTCAGTCCTAGGTTTAGATTTGGGGCGCAAGCGGATTGGTGTGGCGGGTTGCGATCGCCTCGGGCAGTTTGCCACTGGCTTAACCACGATTCAGCGCCGCACGTTTGCCAGCGATATTGAGCAACTGCGGCAGTTGTGCCAACAGCGGCAGGTGGAACGTCTTGTGGTGGGGCTACCCTACACCCTCAACGGGGAGCTAGGGTCACAGGCGCGGCAGGTACAGCACCTCGCGGAACGGATTGGCAAGGCGCTGAACTTACCGGTGGAGTACATGGATGAACGCTTGACGTCTTTTCAGGCGGAAGAACTGCTCCGGCAGCGGGGGCGATCGCCCCGGCGCGATAAAGCTCTCGTGGATCAAATTGCCGCGGCGCTGATTTTGCAACAGTGGCTGGATACCCTGCGATTGCGAGAGTTACCCCCTAGGCACTAG
- the cysC gene encoding adenylyl-sulfate kinase, giving the protein MTQRQGLTVWFTGLSGAGKTTLAHALFQHLHQAGYAVEMLDGDIVRQHLTKGLGFSKEDRDENIRRIGFVAELLTRHGVIVIVSAISPYREVREEVRAKIGRFVEVFVNAPLPVCEERDVKGLYKRARAGEIRNFTGIDDPYEPPLQPEVECYTHLETIEESAAKILQAVLPLLAPERAGAIASA; this is encoded by the coding sequence ATGACACAACGCCAAGGCTTAACGGTTTGGTTCACGGGTCTGTCGGGGGCGGGCAAAACGACGCTTGCCCACGCCCTCTTTCAGCATTTGCACCAGGCGGGCTACGCGGTTGAGATGCTCGATGGCGATATTGTGCGTCAGCACCTCACCAAGGGACTCGGCTTTTCTAAGGAGGACCGGGATGAAAATATTCGTCGCATTGGTTTCGTGGCGGAACTGCTGACCCGCCACGGCGTGATTGTGATTGTGTCGGCCATTTCCCCCTACCGCGAGGTACGGGAGGAGGTGCGGGCAAAAATAGGCCGCTTTGTGGAAGTGTTTGTGAATGCCCCCCTGCCCGTGTGCGAGGAACGGGATGTGAAGGGGTTGTACAAACGTGCCCGCGCTGGTGAAATTCGTAACTTCACCGGCATTGATGATCCCTACGAACCGCCCCTACAGCCAGAGGTGGAGTGCTACACCCATCTGGAAACCATAGAAGAGAGTGCCGCGAAGATTCTGCAGGCGGTGCTGCCCCTGTTAGCGCCAGAGCGAGCAGGGGCGATCGCTAGTGCCTAG